In Physeter macrocephalus isolate SW-GA chromosome 9, ASM283717v5, whole genome shotgun sequence, the DNA window TCTCtggcctttctttctccttttttaggGTTGTTTGGTGTGAGTTTAAGCCACTTAACCACAGAGTCTCCTAATTCATAAAAGGAACTAAGTAtattccctccttctcttcctttccctcatctGACCAGAGTGGCACAATCTGTGGGGTTTCATAGTCAATTTGTCTTAGGATTTATTATAACCTGTGAAAATCAGTTGCCATTTTGAATTCAAATACATGGAGAACTAGAGGCATTTTAAAACCCCAAGAGGTTATCTTTAGACCTTAatctagaaggaaaaataaatgaacagatggaCAAAAGAATTGATCTAATTATTAAAATTCTGCAGCTTTCAATGCCAATTTATTGTTACATCTATTAAATACTTTAAACACGTACAACATTTCATTCACAGTGATTGGAATTCATACAGTAGTGCTGGAAGACAGGGCATGCATATCAGTTAAATACATATCCAACAACATTCAATATGCAATTTACCTTGGGTTTGTGATGttttaacataaaacataaaatcaataagaGAACATGGGGCTTATCACTAAAACCACATAAACACCTATACTTGTTTAATCTTTTCACCCCTGAAACAAAAGGGGGGaagttacatattttaataactttacaaATAAAGTCATCTGATTAAGTTTAGCTACTTTATTTACTCAACATTGTGTGTCTCCTTCCTCCTGAACACATATGCAACATGATAGTGGGACTTGCCTGTCATACTCCCTCTTGTCTTGGCTCTCCAGCATCTAGGTAATTGCTGCCATGTGACATATGCTCAAGAAAATAACTGAGTCATGGATGACATGGAAAGATTGCTGGGCTGGGTGTCAGGAGATATGCATTCTAGCCTCACGCTGCTACTAGCTACTGTCTGGCATTGGGCCATTTACGTCATGTTTCTGAGCCTTGCTTCCTTCATCCTTAAAATGACGTAACTTGGAGCAGATAAGCTCTGCAGATCCCGTCAGCTCTAAGATTCCATGACGTGCTCTATTGATCAAGATCTCAGAGTCACTTGTGTTGGACAATCTCTGAACAAGTGGGAAATGGCAACCACTTCTAGGCTAGAAGTCCTGAACTCTTGACAAGACCTGCCAGGTTCTTAATGCTCAAATAGAACACCTAGAAGTCAGTTGAAAAATGGCCATGtaatcaaatatttggaaaagaccTCAGAAATCCTTTGGCTCAATCCTTTCTTTCACCTCAATGAAGGAATGGATTCTACAAAAGCCTTGAGATGAGCCCTTTGCTTGAATGTGTCCTGGGACTGAGCAGTCACTATCTGGGGACATTCTATTTTGGGGTGGAAAGTTCATTTGGATATCAAGCCAGAAATGGTAACCCTGTAACTTCAACTTACTAGCCCTAGCTTTTTCCTCTAGGGAGACATGGAAGaaatttcttccccttttctacATCACCCCAtagatatttgataatatttctCATGTCTTCCTCCAATTTCTCCTCcagttattatttattactatttaagAAGAGCAGAGGGTAATTGGATGAGCCTAGGATTATGATTCAGGGGAAGAGTATCCTAGCTCTAGATCACCATTAACTCATTGTGTGGTCCTGAACAAATAAGTTCTGTCCTAGCTGGTAtggtattttcttcttaaaatgggTGATGGAAGGGATGGCAGGGGGCAAATGTGTCTCAGAGCTTGGAAAGTTGTAAGTATGGTTAACAGAGTGGAGCAGGGCATAGATGTGACTGCTCTGACCCTCACTCTGTCACTGCTGGAGCAAAAGCATTCAGGGGTTAATAGTCGACTGAATTCttcccaggcccagctgccagTGTGATGCAATAGCTCTTAATATCCAGGACAGTGgtacattgtttaaaaaatttcttctaaaaatgaCAGAATACTTCCAGGACTCTGGGTCCTGAGAGAGTAAGAAATCTTGAGGCGAGTGGCTTCTGCATGTGTTTTGCAAGGTGTAGCGTGTAAAGAGTCCTGTGCTGAAGAATTAATCCCCAATGTCACAATCATGGAAACACGACAGGGAGAGGACTTGGGAAAATACCTTGCAAGAGAAACTTGGCAACAGACCTGCCATGTGCACAGGGAGCTAGTTGAACTTTTAGAATCCAGAGGGGTTATTGATGATCACAGAGGTGGAATTTCCTCTGGGGTGACATAGCCTAGACTGAAATAGAGCCAAGGATTCTGGCATGCCTAGTTATTGAACTGAACCAGACACCTTTCAGGATGTGAAAGTGTACCTTTTCACATTCTACAGTATGTTAGTCAAAAAAATCTAGGAATTTTAGTAGCTTAAGCAATTTTGTTCCGGATAGATCTAAACCAGGGACAAAATACTAGTGACCCCATGCATTTTGATCATGGCTCCTGTATTGGCTGAGAAACACAGGCTTTTCAAAACATCTGGGTTATCCATaaagttctaatattttcatgGGTGTTGATGGCCAAACTCTAGTCCAGGAGATAATAAACCTTTCTCTACATGTGGCTTAAATAATGGATTTTAGCATAgaaagtatctttattttctccccttttattTATAGAGAACTATCCTTGAATAGCTATTTAAAAAACCATAGAGTAAACACAAGTCATTTTGTTAATGATCATCCTTCATCAAATGGCACCCATTTTTGTAATGAGAAAATATCCATGTGTCTAAAGTTAACTAATTAATTAGCTAAtacaaccaaaataaattaaaggatcTGCAGACAATGGAGGTGCTAAGCAGTTAGAATGAATACGTCTGagactaaaataatttatctttgtatccccagggcaagtaggtactcagtaagtgtttgtggAATTGATTTGAATTCAGCCTTTTCAGAAACATTGAATCGGTAAAACATTTTCTCCCTAAATTAACTATTTTCTAAAGCACATAAGCATGctcctttttcccttccaaaTCTTTGGATGCACCCCATTTACTCGTTTTAGGGGAccatcacattctttttttttttttttttttgcggtacgcgggcatctcaccgctgtggcctctcccgttgcggagcacaggctccggacgcgcaggctcagcggccatggctcacgggcccagccgctccgcggcatgtgggatcctcccggaccggggcacgaacccgtgttccctgcatcggcaggcggattctcaaccactgcgccaccagggaagccctagggaccATCACATTCTTAAAAAGCATTCTCCCACCTCATTCTCCCAACTAGTATGCTAATTTTTCTATGGACATAATGCCTAGGAAACAGAAGTTCTGACTTGAGTTCCACTAGGAACGTCTGGCTGGGACTATCtgaacattaaaagaaatatcaGAGAGAATTTAACAAATTCAGCAGTGAGGACTTGAGCACAATACAGTCTTCAATAAACAAGATTACGACAGGAGCAAAATAAATATGTGGCAGGGATTTTTCCAAAGCCTCAAGTCTTCTAGAGTAGTAGGAAATTCCCATTTGTTGGATAAACTTCCAAATTCACCCGATTCCCTGTGGAACAGAGGGAAGGTTTGAGGGCCCTTGGTATAGGGGTTCCTTTCAGTGGAGGGGAAGGTGAGCAGGCCACTCTGGACTCTTCTGTGCATGCAGATCCTTGGCCGTATCCCAAGCTGCTGGGTGTGCTCATGCAGATGCAGGCAGAGCATTTTATTTCCCTAACAGGGTGTTAGTTCTGATCTTGGAGCCAGACTGGAGTCATTGAAAAAGCATTCCTGATTTAACAATAAATATTGTTCTAGGAGTTGGTCGAGGAAACATTCTCTCATCAAGCTGGGTTTGTAGTTACTGAGAAAcctttcctttctgctttaaGTAAAGGGTAATTAGTCTGTCTGAGATGCCCTTTCCCTGAGGCCATCCGCTGCCTGCCCACCTCCTTTCAGGAGTCACTCAGGCTTCATTTCTCTTGTGAAGTCACTTCTGAACCAGGTGGAGGTGACCGTACCCTGCTCTGTGCTCATGCTGGGCCTGAGCTGTTTTGAGAAGCTGAGGGCTTTAGAACCTTCACCTCCCAactcagaaattaatttttatttaattataactCAACAGATATTGATCAAGTACTGCTACAGCAGTCGTCATGTTCAGGAACCCCATAATGCATGTCTCTGCCGCTGTAGTCTCCTAGTAAAAAGAGTAAGTAAGGTGATGTCATTGCCAAATTTGCTTTCAGACCAACCTGTGAGGTCTCTCACAGTAGGGAACATTTATTATAGAGGCCAAGGTGCTGGAGATCCCTCCGCACGTCACACTGACATGCTCTCAGACTCCACAGGATGCTCGAAGTGAGCATGTTTCATCCCCATGAGCTCATTTGATCCTGGGAAACAGATTGCTGGATTCCTCCTTTACAGACAAGTCAACAGAGGCTAAGAGAGCAGAAATGCCTCTCCAACCCTTGACATATGAGTGCAGGAAACTCATACAGATTAGAGGATATGAACTCATTGAAGCAACGGAAGGACCTTCTCAATGTTCAGCCTCTTCTTCAGGAAAGATGCCTTGGCTGGGCTGATTAGCCAATTCCACATTTAAATCCCtttgaatattttaagagaaaaataccCATATAACACTCTGCATATAAAGTTGTGAATCAAACCTCAAAGCAGATCTCGGTTAACATCTCCAGATTTGGTGACTGATGTTTTCCCCCCAGGGAATAAGTCCATTGTCTCCTGGCATCAATCAAGTTTGTTATATAATTGGTCTGTTAGCTAGAACTCTGTCTTCAAGTTTTTTGAGTGACCTAATCAGCCGGTTATATTACATAGTCAGGAGAGCTTCAGAAATCTTCTGTAACAGTGTCTGATTTGTTAGGACTTAGAATTAGTCCTTGGAATATGTTGAGCGGTATTTGACCAGAAGCCATCTAGTGGTATTCATATACATTTGGGTAGAGTCTGTCTCATTCTTCATAGTGTCTTTTGGGTTAAGGTAGCACACACATAAAAGGCACTCAAGAACACTCTTCTGAATAGATGCTGTTGTTGTATGTATTTCGACATATACATGTGGAACTCACACTTGCTTGTTTTGATGCATGCGTTCATAGTAAAGAGAAAGGTAGTTTTTCTCACTTGCCATAGATGGCGtgaaaatcaatttctttttttgagaacATTTATGAGAAATATcagctctcttttcatttttttaggcaAGGCATTAAAGTATGTGTTTAGAGGAACTGATGTAGGATTTTTGCCTCTGAAGGGTTTACACTGTTTTCTAGGGcattagattttgtttttaaggatCCTGAACCGAAGCAAATGCTTCGTAATAAAATTGAACAGTATCTGGGCCCTCTGGTGACAAATGTATAGTAGGAAGGCGTGGAAATGTTCCATTCATTTGGtgatcagtgttttttttttgttttttttttttgtggtacgcgggcctccccctgctgcggcctcccccgttgcggagcacaggctccggacgcgcaggcccagcggccacggcccacgggcccagccgctccgcggcatgcgggatcctcccggaccggggcgcgaacccggttcccctgcatcggcaggcggacgcgcaaccactgcgccaccagggaagcccggtgatcAGTGTTTTAATGTTTAGAAACTCACCACTCTTCCAAGCAACCATGATAATAGGTCTGTTCTCTTATGCCTTTTTCCAATTAGTATTCTCATCAGTAAGGCACATAAAGTGTGAACTTTGGGCCCCTAAATTTCATGGCTTAACCACTGTCTCTATGGATGTTCCAAAAAAACCTTCTAGTTATAATTACATATGAATGAGGAAAATTAGGAGCTAAGAGGCAGAGGACCTTCACACAATGACATCTGCCTTGCCACTATAGCAAGAAGGCTCCGAAGAaggttttatcttcttttgtgtaATCCACCAAAGAGATGTCACTGACGTTCACCATCAGCTTGTCCCCTTCATTCAAGAAGAACATGGCCCCTAGGTAGATGGGCTGGAACCAGTTGCTGCCTATTTCACACACTGACTTGGTCCCCATTAGGAGCTGGGTTGGCTCAGGGTAGCTGTCCGTTACCTTGGTGATGACCACGATGATGGAATCTGGCTTGTTTAGTCGGCTCCCTTGGCTGATTTCACCACACTCGGATGTGGTCCCTCGGAATGTGACCTGAGAGTAAACGAAGTAGTCTCCCGACTCTGGGATCACCAGGAATTTGTTGGTGTAGTTCATCCGGTTCTTGGTGAAGGCCAAGCCAAGTTCATGTTCCCAATGCAGAGCTGGGAACTGATTTTTCAAGGACTGCGTGGGAGTTTGTCTCACAACTGCCAAGACAAGAGGGAGGTTTCATTTGCTTGTGTCAGAACCTGTGGAATTTGCTAAAAAGAGTCTTAAATCATTTTCAAAGAGTAAAGAGATTGGATAAAACCAACAGCTAACAAGTTCCTTGAGGAGGAATGTGTAGAAGATATGTGAGTGGACATACACATCTGTTCAGAGAGTAGCGTCTTAGGTAGGTGACCTCAAGCAAatctctttgcctctctgagcctgcgttttcttatttgaaaattttgaatttttcctgAGCCCTATGATCCTGGAAAAGAGTTAAGGTTAAAAAATCTCCTTACTCCTTTGTTTTTTGGAAAACAGCTTACAGCAAAGAACTACTCTTCCCCAGTGACTTAGATAAAACTGATGGATGACCTCCCTTGTTTACCTGTGCCAAGGCCAGACACCAGACCCTCCCAATTCCCATTCTTTGCTTCATAAATGATTAGCTGGACTGTTTTATCCTCACTGATTCATcagaacaaaatgttttttaaccaAATTTAGTtaagtttctctccttcctccagaccCCTGAACTTCGGCCCACCCTCAACCTGACCCTCAACCTGAACCAGCCTCCTGAAAATAGGCTGGCCTCAGGGTAAAACATTCTCAGAGCCTATCAAGCCAACCTTTCATCCCACTTCCTCACACCTGGTTGTTTTCAGCTTTGTGTCCTCCtctctataaaagaaaaaccCTTTTAGCCTAACTCTTGAGACACTTGCAGACTTTATGGTCAGAGGTTCTCCTGATTGCAGTagtcccttccctcccctacctcccCACCTTGTGATAATCCTTTTGCTTAAAGTATTTCTTTACTAAGCGAAGATTTGCTTTTTTGACGTacctttccttaaaaaacaaacaaataagaaaaaaaaaggaaaggaaaaggagataaTGATACCTGTGGAAAGGATTAAgagatggttaatttttttttttaatgtggaattaGGAATATCCTCTAAACTACATTTACTTTTATTAGCCTTCTGGTTTCAGAAATGCTCTGGTACAGAAAGAGGGCATTGCAGAGATAGAGAGTCATGTTCCTTGTTACTCCCTTCCAGTGCATGGTCCAAAGCCACATGAAACACAGGcagtaattaa includes these proteins:
- the TNFSF15 gene encoding tumor necrosis factor ligand superfamily member 15; its protein translation is MAEDLGPGFGETASVEMLPEDGGCRPKARAGLASRSNSARWALTCCLVLLPILAGLTTYLLVGQLRAQGEACVFQTPKGQELGPSHQRSYAPPGAGGDKPRAHLTVVRQTPTQSLKNQFPALHWEHELGLAFTKNRMNYTNKFLVIPESGDYFVYSQVTFRGTTSECGEISQGSRLNKPDSIIVVITKVTDSYPEPTQLLMGTKSVCEIGSNWFQPIYLGAMFFLNEGDKLMVNVSDISLVDYTKEDKTFFGAFLL